A single Streptomyces mirabilis DNA region contains:
- a CDS encoding response regulator — protein sequence MIDVLVVDDDFRVAEINAKYVGKVPGFRVAARAHSAAQALAAVERAPVDLVLLDHYLPDQTGLELVHRMRERGHGTDVIMITAASDVTTVQAAMRLGALHYLVKPFTFAALRTRLDSYAALRRTVDRVGGRGVAGQEQVDRIFSALRTTPVPSSPGLPSGHSEPTTDLICGVLHRANQPLSAHEVAAETGLSRSTAQRYLRHLEQAGRLRLSLRYGDTGRPEHRYAWVAP from the coding sequence ATGATTGACGTCCTGGTCGTGGACGACGACTTCCGCGTCGCTGAGATCAACGCGAAGTACGTGGGGAAGGTTCCCGGATTCCGGGTGGCCGCCCGCGCGCACAGCGCTGCCCAGGCCCTGGCCGCCGTGGAGCGCGCGCCCGTCGACCTGGTACTGCTCGACCACTATCTGCCCGACCAGACGGGCCTCGAACTGGTGCACCGCATGCGCGAACGCGGCCACGGTACCGACGTCATCATGATCACCGCGGCCAGCGATGTGACGACCGTGCAGGCCGCGATGCGCCTGGGCGCCCTGCACTATCTGGTCAAGCCGTTCACCTTCGCCGCGCTGCGCACCCGCCTCGACTCGTACGCGGCCCTGCGGCGCACCGTCGACCGGGTCGGCGGGCGCGGCGTGGCGGGTCAGGAGCAGGTCGACCGGATCTTCAGCGCCCTGCGCACCACGCCCGTCCCGTCGTCGCCGGGGCTGCCCAGCGGCCACTCGGAACCCACCACGGACCTGATCTGCGGTGTCCTCCACCGTGCGAACCAGCCGCTGTCGGCCCACGAGGTCGCGGCCGAGACCGGGCTCAGCCGCTCCACCGCCCAGCGCTATCTGCGCCACCTCGAACAGGCCGGACGGCTGCGCCTCTC